In Oncorhynchus masou masou isolate Uvic2021 chromosome 31, UVic_Omas_1.1, whole genome shotgun sequence, the sequence GAGTGTCTTGACAGGGTGGAGGTgggatgtttaggctgaggtggAGTGTCTTGACAGGGTGGAGGTGGGATATTTAGGCTGAGGTGGAGTGTCTTGACAGGGTGGAGGTGGGATGGTTAGGCTGAGGTGGAGTGTCTTGACAGGGTGGAGGTgggatgtttaggctgaggtggAGGGTCTTGACAGGGTGGAGGTGGGATGGTTAGGCTGAGGTGGAGTGTCTTGACAGGGTGGAGGTGGGATGGTTAGGCTGAGGTGGAGTGTCTTGACAGGGTGGAGGTgggatgtttaggctgaggtaggGAGGTGGAGTGTCTTGACAGGGTGGAGGTGGGATATTTAGGCTGAGGTGGAGTGTCTTGACAGGGTGGAGGTGGGATGGTTAGGCTGAGGTGGAGTGTCTTGACAGGGTGGAGGTGGGATGGTTAGGCtgagggtggaggtgggtcttgacagggtggaggtgggatgtttaggctgaggtggAGGTGTCTTGACAGGGTGGAGGTGGGATGGTTAGGCTGAGGTGGAGTGTCTTGACAGGGTGGAGGTgggatgtttaggctgaggtggAGTGTCTTGACAGGGTGGAGGTgggatgtttaggctgaggtggAGTGTCTTGACAGGGTGGAGGTgggatgtttaggctgaggtggAGTGTCTTGACAGGGTGGAGGTgggatgtttaggctgaggtgtCTTGTCTTGACAGGGGTGGAGGTgggatgtttaggctgaggtggAATGTCTTGACAGGGTGGAGGTgggatgtttaggctgaggtggAATGTCTTGACAGGGTGGAGGTgggatgtttaggctgaggtggAATGTCTTGACAGGGTGGAGGTgggatgtttaggctgaggtggAATGTCTTGACTGGGTGGAGGTGGGATGGTTAGGCTGAGGTGGAGTGTCTTGAAGGGGTGGAGGTgggatgtttaggctgaggtggAGGGTCTTGAAGGGGTGGAGGTgggatgtttaggctgaggtggAGGGTCTTGAAGGGGTGGAGGTgggatgtttaggctgaggtggAGGGTCTTGAAGGGGTGGAGGTGGGATGGTTAGGCTGAGGTGGAGGGTCTTGACAGGGTGGAGGTgggatgtttaggctgaggtggAGTGTCTTGACAGGGTGGAGGTgggatgtttaggctgaggtggAGTGTCTTGTCTTGACAGGGTGGAGGTgggatgtttaggctgaggtggAATGTCTTGACAGGGTGGAGGTGGGATGGTTAGGCTGAGGTGGAGGGTCTTGACAGGGTGGAGGTgggatgtttaggctgaggtggAATGTCTTGACAGGGTGGAGGTGGGATGGTTAGGCTGAGGTGGAATGTCTTGACAGGGTGGAGGTgggatgtttaggctgaggtggAATGTCTTGACAGGGTGGAGGTgggatgtttaggctgaggtggAGTGTCTTGACAGGGTGGAGGTGGGATGGTTAGGACAGAGAGGGGCGTCTCTGGTCTCCTGGGATGAGTTCCCTTTGTACCCCCACTCCATTTTGAAGAGCAACATGGAAGTTGTAGTTCTAGCAAGAGTTGTAGTTTAGTAAACAATGTGTAGAGGCCAGCCAGGCGGTTAAAAACTCTCTTCAAGTCCATGTTGATGTAGTGtgtacattcacaggtacaccctGTCCTCCCAAAGGCTCAGGGTGTGTGAAAACGGACATCGGTGCTACTTCTTCTTAGCATTGACACTCTTGCAGAGCCAGTTCATTCCGTCCTAAAAACAGACGGGAGGAAAATTACATTCCAATcaacttcctgaattgaaaacACAAATTGCCCCTAAACCCTGTTGCATCTCACCTGTACCCCCTCCCCGGTGAGGGCAGAGCAGGACTGGATCTGCCAGACGCGGTCCCGGATGGTGTGCAGGTTAAGTCCCTCAGCGATCTCAGAGGCTGGGGCTGCAGTCAGCAGGTCCTGCTTGTTGGCAAATATCAGCACTGGAACCCCACTCAGCTTCTCCTCATCCAACAGCTCAGCCAGCTCCTAGAACACACACATCAGCATGGGATCCCAAtataaacctgtgtgtgtgtagaatatGCACATCACACCAACATCACTTTAGGCAAGACTCACCTGCCCCGTCTCCTCAAATCTTTTTCTGTCTGCACTGTCGATGACGTAAATCTGAAACACAATAATGTTTCCATTCAAAAGTATTAGTAGCACACTTCTGgtggtgtgtaagtgtgtgtatacagtaccagtcaaaagtttggacacaccaactcattcaggGGTATTTCTTTTATTTGCACTATTTTCCAtaatatagaataatagtgaagaca encodes:
- the LOC135523420 gene encoding ADP-ribosylation factor-like protein 3, translating into MGLLSILRKLKSTPDQEVRILLLGLDNGGKTTLLKQLASEDISHITPTQGFNIKSVQSQGFKLNVWDIGGQRKIRPYWRNYFENTDVLIYVIDSADRKRFEETGQELAELLDEEKLSGVPVLIFANKQDLLTAAPASEIAEGLNLHTIRDRVWQIQSCSALTGEGVQDGMNWLCKSVNAKKK